The sequence below is a genomic window from Harmonia axyridis chromosome 1, icHarAxyr1.1, whole genome shotgun sequence.
TGCTCTATCTTATCAATTCAGATGTACGAGATcttcaaacagaatatcaagTTGGGGAAGAAGTGATTTCgtatttttcgttttatttcaATGCTTTATAACCAGTGTTAGATTCATCCAATTAAAGTCAAATATGCACCAGTAAGCGTTGGTAAAGAGAATCAGACGGTGTAGTTAAGAGGTATCatcaccacgtgacattctcgtgatctgtcaatattttcccAGAGGAGGAGGGACAAAAATAACGTGCGATGTTGCTAGAGCGTAgcagtagaagttaggaatattacaatagttccaacttttgTCGAAGCATTTTTATAAATTCTCTCAAAATTAGAGTTTTGCCTCtgttgtaatgattttttgcaggacttttttttacgaatatttctaaaatacatcagtgctttgCAGAAATACCATaccatcaattcttttgcgaaaaacgaaacgttaccagaattattattttgtttttcattcgcaaattattGGAATGCTACGatatagattattgtttaaataAATTATATGGAAACCCCATCCAAATCGTTGATTTGTAAAAGGAAATAactctaattttttttaaaccatTCTCTAGTAATTCTCAATAAAATCCAAATTCTTATGTAGATTCAGTTAGccagctgtgatgaataaattaattataagtttcagTACCAAAACTGTAACGAACATTTATAAAGATTAATAAACTGGCGAAATCATCAGaaaaaataggactacaagaaactccctacatcttgaaaacaaagcgtttgtgggtccatgtttataggactttttccttgaaattatctaaggaatctctcattttcttgtATAACAtccaatttgggaacacccaATAACTTCAATATAATGAACGGCCAACAGACTGATTTatctttttcacaaatattCAGCATTCTTAAAAATAACATTGAACGTACCGATCTTTCTAGAATACGATAAATGAAttattaaagcaaaaaattaaggaaaaaaagAACATTTCTCGAAACTTAACAACACATAAACATGAAACTGAAACCATATATTTCTACGACGTtgctgaatataatatttttaccgtatatttcgaatttatgaataaattttcCGATATGATCATCATAATAACGCAAAGCGGTGGCTCTAAGGTTTACTTACCGGCCTTTGGCGCGGGGCCCCCAAATATCTAAGTGAAGAACTAGGTAATAGATTAAACTTCCATTCAAACTACAAAAACGTACTTGATGGAGGTTACTCAGCATCAAGAATCCGTTTCCCTTCATTATGGagaaagaatattttgaatgtcTGACTCTTGGGAATTAAGTATGTGAATTtaaggaaaattgtatttctaCGACTATAGCGCGAAGAAATTCCTCAAATATTCAAGGTTTTCGTCACTTAAATGGTGCTCCAAGCATTCCTCTCATTCGAAAATGGGTAAAAAAGTTTGAGGAGACCGgttcaatattatataaatcAAAAACCCTGGAGTACAAGGTTATTGAGAACGGCAGAGAACGTTGAACGGGTTAATCGTTCTGTTAGAACGGGTTGATGGTTAATCgctctgttcgtgatgatccctaCCTCTCCTTTCAGAAGCGTGCAAGTGCTTTGAATGTGTATTATCACCACACCGCATTTTGCACAAAGATCTGAAGCTACacccatataaaattcaattattaaaGAATTCAAGAATTAAAATCCCAAGATGATATACAGAGATGAGAATTTGTAAGCAAGGCAATTGAGCGCTCACAAACGTTTACCAACATCTTGAATAAATGTGCATTTCAAGCAGCCACCGTCATTAGGCTCAAAAATAAACACGGAAGAGCCCTAGAGTAATTCGGGGTTTATGTTCCATTCAAGTTAGAGAAAATATTCCAATAACTAAACTAATTTCCCTCAGTATGTATCGGGATTAAATGaataacaaaattattattgcAATCGTATATTGTAAAGAACTGAGAGAAAgtgatgattttttcaaattatttgttcagcattattttctttttcagatCGATTACCAAGAAAACACGAAATACGAAATAAGCTCCAGATCTCCTGACAGTCCAGAAAGACAGTATTGTTCCTCTACCACTCAACCACATAATGATTCTGGCTTAGAACTCAATGTAAGTGTTATAGGTTTTATAGATTTAATTCACCAGATTGCGAATTTGAAATTACGTCACTGGTGAACCTAATTTAGATGAAGATTGTTCCTAAAGAATTATAAATTTGATCtcaatgaaagaaataaaacatttgactatacgtttcacaattttaataaaaatattcaatccaTTCTCAAAACTGAATGTAAAATACATTAAACATTTTGGAATCGTCCCTAAGGGAGCAACGATGACTACCCTGAAGTTGATCCAATCGGATGTTACCACTCTCTGCTGTAACTAtggatattttcgattttgtcTGGTTACTTAGActaatttgaaaatcacaaCGCCCGTTTCCTAGagttattaaaaaattttcacaaaataacTCTTCTTTCAGCCTTCTCGCTCTCTAGACTTGCCACCACAATCGAATATATGGGATAACATTCTTCAAGATAACTTAAATCATTCTCTATAAACTTTTGCTGGTTGCTCGAAATTTATTCAAAAGTATTTGTAAAGATAAGCCTTTCTTTTCCTGACATTGATACATTTGCATAAATTCCATGTAAAAGTTAAACAAAGTATTTTTCAGGACGACATCAAAGCAGAAGGTTCTCCAAGAAGAGTTTGCTTAGTCTGTGGGGACGTAGCTTCAGGTTTCCATTATGGTGTTGCTTCATGTGAAGCTTGTAAAGCTTTCTTCAAAAGAACTATACAAGGAAATATAGAATATACATGTCCGGCTAATGGAGAATGTGAAATCAATAAGAGAAGGAGGAAAGCATGCCAGGCATGCCGATTTAGGAAGTGTTTAAGATCTGGAATGTTAAAAGAGGGTGTAAGACTGGATAGAGTAAGAGGAGGAAGGCAAAAATATAGGAGGAATCCGGATTGTCCTTATCAGATCCAGGTGGTTTCTTCACAAAGACCCGTTCTTCAGCTTGAAGGTAAAAAAACTTGAGTTTTGcaggttttattttttttcatttatgccTGGATCTCCTCATCTATACATCGAACAAGTCTaatcacattttttcaaaaaaaatcacaaatcaTTTCAGCAACTTACACCATACAAACacttttatatgtatatatcttTCTTCAAACTCTATCAAATCTTTGAACATAACTCGGATTTGGAGTTCCAAAATGGGACCTGAGGAAAAGTAGACATCTCGGTGTATCAACCATTTTGGAACACCCTTGTGGGCAACCATCACCAGGCATATTCATATAGTAGGCGTGTTACATCTTTCATCTGAATGCGATCGAAGGCTTTTCAGATAGATTAAACATATGAAAGCTGGGCGAtagtattgaattgaatattcactGTAGTATACTTTCGTCTCTTTAACaagaattttctaattttcagaTATAAAAATGCTAGAGGCGTTGGCATCTTGCGAGCCCGACCCTTTGGAAATCAACACAATGCTGGGGAATTCGAAACTACGTTACCTGCCAATTCTCAGTGAGATTTTCGATAAAGAGCTTGTTGGGATCATCGGTTGGGCTAAGCAGATACCTGGTTTCACCGATCTGCCCATCAATGATCAAATGAGACTACTGCAGAGTACCTGGGCAGAAATCTTAACCCTCACATTAGCTTATAGAAGTTTACCGCTAATGGGATCCTCAAGATTAAGATTTGCTGCCGATTTTACCCTTGATGAAAAACAGTTGAAGGATTGTGGAGCTTCCGATCTTTATCAAGGGGTAAGATACAATTCAATGACTACTAATTATGACTTATTGTTCAATATTTAACTGATTAAGAAAAATTCTACTATCTCTATTATGAATATgagattcaataattttaattttaaaatattgaaaattcgcCGAACTTAATATTTGAAAAGGACTACAGATTTTACACTTTGAATTATGATTTCCTCgtaaaatat
It includes:
- the LOC123689038 gene encoding steroid hormone receptor ERR1 isoform X2; the encoded protein is MMTDTPVHVEVSSAAPPPPSSSIKKEVDGFVECSPSNSSNYSPTTTMVHDPSIDYQENTKYEISSRSPDSPERQYCSSTTQPHNDSGLELNDDIKAEGSPRRVCLVCGDVASGFHYGVASCEACKAFFKRTIQGNIEYTCPANGECEINKRRRKACQACRFRKCLRSGMLKEGVRLDRVRGGRQKYRRNPDCPYQIQVVSSQRPVLQLEDIKMLEALASCEPDPLEINTMLGNSKLRYLPILSEIFDKELVGIIGWAKQIPGFTDLPINDQMRLLQSTWAEILTLTLAYRSLPLMGSSRLRFAADFTLDEKQLKDCGASDLYQGCCQIIERIDGLSILKEEYYLLKALVLTNCDVKLEENHSLKKFRDTILSAMSDAVGVLRPSGVLYQVQQLLLCLPALRQADQIVRKFWCNVHHQNLAPMNKLFLEMLEVYSR
- the LOC123689038 gene encoding steroid hormone receptor ERR1 isoform X1 → MCFVRRDMDSWMHEVVSMMTDTPVHVEVSSAAPPPPSSSIKKEVDGFVECSPSNSSNYSPTTTMVHDPSIDYQENTKYEISSRSPDSPERQYCSSTTQPHNDSGLELNDDIKAEGSPRRVCLVCGDVASGFHYGVASCEACKAFFKRTIQGNIEYTCPANGECEINKRRRKACQACRFRKCLRSGMLKEGVRLDRVRGGRQKYRRNPDCPYQIQVVSSQRPVLQLEDIKMLEALASCEPDPLEINTMLGNSKLRYLPILSEIFDKELVGIIGWAKQIPGFTDLPINDQMRLLQSTWAEILTLTLAYRSLPLMGSSRLRFAADFTLDEKQLKDCGASDLYQGCCQIIERIDGLSILKEEYYLLKALVLTNCDVKLEENHSLKKFRDTILSAMSDAVGVLRPSGVLYQVQQLLLCLPALRQADQIVRKFWCNVHHQNLAPMNKLFLEMLEVYSR